The Natrinema saccharevitans genome includes the window ACCACTCGTATGCGTCTTCGACCGGGACGAGCGGCACATCGACGCCGCTGGGCGTCGAGTTCAGTTCGTAGTCGAATTCGTTGGCCGCCTCCGCATCGCTTCCACCGCCGAGACAGCCGGCGACCGCCCCGAGCGATGCCGCCCCTCCGAGAGCGAGGAATTGCCGTCGATTCATAGGTACGTCTAGCGACGAGAGGGAGATATGGTTTCTGGTGACTCGCAGGCCACCACTGACCCCTTCGTTTCAACTGGAGATCGGCAGGCGAAGCTGGGGGATCGCTCGAGTCGAAAAGGGAGAGAAGTAGTCCCGGCTGGATTCGAACCAGCGTCGAAGCCCCCAGAAGGCTTCAGGATTGGCCACTACCCTACGGGACTTGATATGTTTCGTCGGTTCGTCGTTACCGACGACGTACCAAGTAGTAGAGACGGGGGCATATTAGAGTGTTACGAACTGCACCAAGAGTGGGGCGACCGGATGAGTTCGAGCAAACGATTCTCATGGGGACTCGTACTCCGGTGGTTCATAATGTTCTTTCCGGTGGCAGTTCGCACAGAGAACGGTACACTGTTCGATTTCGGTTCGAATTCGATCTCTCGTTCGACCGTCCGCGACGAGTCTCGTGACAGACGCTCCCTTCGTATTACTGTCGTGGTGGAAGTCTAAACAGGCAGAGTTAGCCTCAGTACAGCGGGCACAACCAGTTGCGCGTTTTCGATCGTGAACCCATCGTCGGCGGTCTCGCTCCGGTTCCGTATAATGGAGTTTCCGATGACAGTTCGCACAGAGAATCTCACACTTCTCGAACTCCTCACGGAGTCGGTCTTTCCCGTAACCGTAGGTCACCATCTTCCCGACCGCCATCTCTTTCGTCGCTGTCTCGACGTGGTGGAAATCGAGGCACGCGACGCTGTCGGCCCCACATCGGGAACAGCCCCGCTCTTGTTTTATATCATCGAGCCACGAACGGAGCCGTGAACGACGACGTAACGATCGCTCCGTATTCCAGTCGACGTTTCGGTAGTGCCACCGTTGGTCGACCGAGAGTTCCTCCCAGACGAACTCGGGTGGCAGTTCGACATCGTCCGGTTTCGGCTGTACGCGCGATCCGGTAGACGGGGCCGTCTCGAGCCCCGCCGTCTCCTTCGCGTCGTTCCAGCCACCGCAGGTCCGAATGATCGTTGCCGAAGCCGGCGTCAGTCCCAGCTCCTCGTACTGTGCCTTCGTCGGTGACTCGCCCAGTCGTTCGGCGGCCTCCCGAAGCGCCTCGAGGCACTCCGCCTCGGAAACCATATCGCCGTTGGCCGCGGCATCCCATATAAACCCTCGTCGGTACTCCGATCCGAAACCCGGCGCGAGAGAGCGGGCGCGAACCGACATTCCTTTTCCCCAGTCGCGCGCACGCTCGAGTATGTACGTCGGACGATTCGTCGTCGTCGGTCCCGAGGTCGGCGCGTACCGCGTCTCCTCGCGATCGTTCCCGAACCGCAAGCTCACCGCTCGAGACGAGGCCCTGACCGTCGGCCCCACCGCGGACGCCCCGGAGACGGACAACCCCTACGTCTCCTACAACTGCCTGCGGGTCGTCGAGACGCCGACCGGCGAGACGGCCACCTTCGGCAACGGCTCGCACGTCGATCCGATCGCGGAGAAACTCGAGTTGGGCTACCCCGCACGCGACGCGCTCGCGGAGAGCCTGCTGGCGCTGGATTACGAGAAAGACGACTACGACACGCCCCGGATCGCGGCGACGATCGGCGGCGACGGCGAGGCGCTGATCGGGACCGTTCGCAAGGACGCCCTGCTGGTCGAGACCGTCGACGAGCCGACGCTGGTTGCGACCTACGAGAAGAACGCGCCCGAGGCGTTCGATTTCGAGGCCGACGGCGCGGCCGCGGCCGCGAGCGCAGCCTACGACCTCGAGTTCGAACACGCAGTCTGTGCGGCCGGCGTCGCCCGGACCGACGACGGGTTCGAGACGGCGATCGAGAACGGCGACTGATCGCCCTCGTTAGCGCTCGGCCGGCCGCCAGCGTCGCCACCGCAAGTCGGCTAACGGACCGGAGTGACATCGGTTCTCCACCGGACGCTCGAGCGAGTGTAAGCGACGGTCCGGCTAACCTACAAATCCCTCGCGGCGCTAGCACTCGCGCATGAAGGTCGGACTCATCTCTGACGTCCACGGCAACCGAGTCGCCCTCGAGACCGTCCTCGCGGACATGCCGGCGGTCGACGAAATTCTCTGTGCGGGCGACGTGGTCGGCTACAACCCCTGGCCCGGCGACTGCGTCGACGAACTGCGAGCGCGGGACGTGCCGACGGTGATGGGCAACCACGACGCCGCCGTCGCCGGGGACACCTCGTTCCGGTTCAACGGGATGGCCAAGGCCGGCGTCGACCACGCGAAAGAGGCGCTGTCCGACGACCAACTCGAGTGGCTGGCGGACCTCCCGGCGGAGCGACTCGCGTTCGACGGCCGGGTCAAGCTGGTCCACGGCCATCCCGACGACCCCGATCGCTACACGCGCTACACCTACCCCGAGGAGTTCACCGAACGGATGCTCGGGGACGAGGACGTGCTGGTGCTTGGCCACACCCACGTCCAGGGCGTCGAGCGGTTCGGGGAGGGGATCGTCGTCAACCCGGGCAGCGTCGGCCAGCCCCGCGACGGGGACCCGCGAGCCGGCTACGCGGTGGTCGACCTCGACGCGCTGACCGTCGAGACCCACCGGGTCGAGTACGACGTCGACGCCGTGCAGGCGGCCGTTGAGGAGGCTGGGCTGCCAAGCCGTATCGGGACGCGGTTGGCCCGCGGAAAGTAGGGCTCGAGCGACGCCCGAAACGATCCCTTTTACACTCGTCCCGCCGCTACTGTCGGACATGGTACTCACCGGCCACACCGCGCGTCCCGCTCGGAACCGTCCCCGTCGCGCCGCGGGCCGGTGTTGTCGCTCGCCGTCCCCGCGCCACGAGCGTCGCCTCGAGACCGCCGCCGCGACCGAAACGGATGTTCGAGCGCGTGCGTGAGGACGTCCGGGCGATGCGCGAGCGCGATCCCGCGGCGAAGGGATCGCTCGAGGTCCTGCTGTGTTATTCGGGGCTGCACGCGGTCTGGGGCCACCGGCTCGCTCACCGCTGCTGGAACCGCGGCGGCGGGTTCCGGCTGGTCGCCCGGCTGCTTTCCCATCTGGTACGCTGGCTGACCGGCGTCGAGATCCATCCGGCCGCCGAACTCGGCCGCCGGGTGACGATCGACCACGGGATGGGCGTCGTCGTCGGCGAGACGGCCGCGATCGGCGACGACGTCCACATGTATCACGGGGTGACCCTCGGCGGCGACACGAACGACCCGGTCAAGCGTCACCCGACCGTCGAGAACGGCGCGCAACTGGGCGCGAACGCGACGCTTTTGGGCGACATCACGATCGGCGCGGACGCGGCCGTCGGCGCCGGGTCGGTCGTCACGAGCGACGTTCCGGAAGGGGCGACCGTCGTCGGCGTTCCGGCAGAGCGGGTCGACTGAGCGAGAAGGGGCTGAGATACGTAGCACGTTGAACTTCTGAATCGACGTGCGGTGGCGCGTGCTGTCGACCGGCCGAGCGCTAGCGAGGGTGGTCGATAACACTTCGCGAGGTTGTCGCGAGTAGTGCGGAACCGTTGGTCCCGCAGACCATGCGAACGGGTACTTTGCACCCGTGAGCGGATGAAACGAGCGACTGCTTGGAAGACGCGAAGCGTCTTCCAGTGGATGAACGAGGGAGCGAAGCGACCGAGTGTTAGCGCGGGACCTCCGGTCCCGCGAACCATGCGAACGGGCGCGTGGCGCCCGTGAGCGGAAATCGGCTGGGGAGAGCGTGGCGACTCACTGTTGCCACGATAGCAGAACACGCTGCTTCTTCGCAACTGCTCTCTACGCAAACGGTAAAACAGAGACGGTTACTCAGACGAGCGGTTCGATCAACTCCTTGCCGGCCTCGAGCAACGCCCCCACCCGCCCCTCGTCTTCGGCCTCGGCGTAGACCCGCAGCACGGGCTCGGTGCCGCTGGGACGCACCAGCAGCCACGAGCCGTCGGCCAGCAGGAGTTTGAACCCGTCGGCGGTGTTGACGTCCTCGACTTCGGTTTCCGCGACGGTCTCGGGGATCGCATCCTCGAGATCGGCGACCACCCGGGCCTTCTCGTCGTCGGGGCAGTCGACGCTGATCTTGTCCTGCACGACGGTCCCGTGGGCCTCGAGCAGGCGATCCACCCGGTCGTCGATCGGCTCCGCGGCGTGCATCGCGGCCGCCAGCAGCGCCAGCAGGACGCCGTCCTTCTCGCGGACGTGCCCCCGGACGGTGAACCCGCCCGACTCCTCGCCGCCGACCAGAGCGTCGGTCTCGGCCATCCCCTCGGCGACCCACTTGAAGCCGACCGGCACCTCGTGGACCGACTCCCCGTGGACCTCGGCGATCCGGTCGATCAGGTAGGTCGTGGAGACGGTCCGGACCGCCGGTCCCGAGTCCGTCTCGAGCAGGGAGTCATAGAGCGCGGCGAAAAAGAGGTTCTCGTCGAGATAGCCCCGCTCGGGGGTGACGACGGCGATGCGGTCGGCGTCGCCGTCGTTGGCGATCCCCAGTTCGGGCGCGGTGGCGGGATCGGTGACGAGGTCGATCAGCGTCTCGAGGTTCTCGGCGGCCGGTTCGGGCGCGCCGCCGCCGAAGTCGGGATCGGGTTCGCAGCGCAGGCACTCCAGAGACGCGCCGGCCCGCTCGAGCAGGGCGTCGGTGGTCCCGCGGCCGCTGCCGTGCATGGCGTCGTAGGCGACGGTGCGGTCGGCGAGGTCGGCGTCGCCGGCCACCGATTCGACCAGCTCGAGGGCGGCATCGGCGTGGGACTCGGCGAAGTCGACTTCCCGGACGGTGCCGTGGTCGGCCTCGGGGAGCGGGTCCGGCTCGGCGAGTCTGTCGGCGATGGCGTCGGTGACCGCGGGCAGGGCCGGCGCGCCGTCGCCGGGGATGAACTTCACGCCGTTGTACTCCGGCGGGTTGTGCGAGGCGGTGATCACCAGTCCGCCGGCGAGATCACGATCGACGATGGCGGAGGCGACGAGCGGCGTCGGTCGGTCCCGGTCCGAGAGCAGGACGTCGAACCCGTTGGCACACAGCACCCGTGCCAGTTCCTCCGCGAACCCCCGCGAACTCTCGCGGGCGTCGTATCCCACCGCGACCGGGCCCTCGAGACCCTCGTCGGCGAGATAGGTTGCGACCGCTTGCCCCACCATCCGGACGCGGGGTGACGTGAACTCCTCGAGCGTCGCCCGCCAGCCGTCGGTACCGAAACTGATCGACTCCATGCACCGGTGGTCGATGGCCGACGCGAAAAAAGCGACGGGAGACGGTCGCCCGCCCGGACGGCGATCAGGCGTCGACGTCCGCGAGTCGCTGTTCGAAGAGCCGTTCGCCGGTGTCCTCGCAGGTGACCGCGATCACTTCGTGGGAGCTACAACAGGACTCGACGACCTCCTCGCCCATCCGAACGTCGCCGCCGGACGGGCAGGTCTCGAGGAACATCCGGAGTCCGTTGAGGGCTTCGCCTTTCGTCTCGGGCGCGTAGGCGTCCCAGTCGTCGGTCCACGACGCGAGCGCGCGGCTGGCGGCGACGTCGGCGAGCAAGGCGGCGTGGGAGGGCCAGCGACCGGCCGCGCCCGTCTCCGAGAGCAGCCGGTAGGTCCCCCCGTGTTCGCTGAGTTCGAACCGCTCGGGGTCGGCGTCGAACCCGAAGGCGTCGACGGCCGCCTCGACATCGACTCCCGACGCCGCGAGCGGGTCTATTTCGCCGAACCAGACCGCTTCGAACTCGTCGGTGAGACAGAGGTCATCGCGGTCCTCGCAGGGCTCGAGGACGTCGTTCGCGAGGAAGAACGTCTCGAGGTCGGCGATGGCATCGTCGTCGGCCCCGCCAGCGGCGGTTCCGTCGCCGTCCGCGGCCGGCGTCGCGTCGTCGGTCGCGACGGCCGCGTCCTCCTCGAACGTAGCTACCTCGCCCGCCGTCGAATCGCGGTCGGCCTCGATCGCCGGGCCGGCGTCGACACCGCCGAGGCCGCTCGCGACCGCGGGTTCGGGTTCCTTGCCGAACCAGCGCAGTACCGCGGGCGGGAGATACCGCTTGGTCAGCGTCGGCGTGCCGGGAACGAGATACCCCCGCAGGTAGATCAGCGCGATCGACACACCGACGGCGAGTAGCCCGCCGAGTCGGAACTTGCGAGCGACGATCGATCCGAGTATCGCCGCGATAGCCAGGTTCAGGACGGCACATGGCTCACACCGGTTATCGCCGGTGTACTCCGGTTGTCTGAGTTCGTCGACGACGTCGATTTGCATCTCGAGTGAACTGTCATTCTCGACGGACATCTATTTTTCGTCGGGAGTCGGGGAGAAACGGCCGCCGGCGCCACTCGTCGTGACCTGGGTTACGCGAGTCCGACGAGCCGTTCCTTCTCGGCGCGAGAGAGTTGTTTGATCTCGTACTCGCGGGACATCGCCGCCGATTTCGAGTCGAACCGCTCGTGGTAGCGAAGTTCGACGGGCGTCCGGCCGCGGGTGTACTTCGCGCCCTCGCCCGCGTCGTGTTCGGCGACGCGTCGCTCGAGGTCGGTCGTATAGCCGGTATAGAGGGAGCCGTCGGCACACTCGAGGACGTAGACGACGTGGTCGGCCATCGCTCGTGGGAAGGGCGAGAGGGCTAAAAAGCGTCTCGTCCGGTGGGGGCGCGTGGTAGTCGTGACGTCGATCGCGGTAGTCAGGTCCCGCGAGCGCGCTCTTTCGCGGCTTCAGCGATGCCGGCGTTGGCCGAACAACTGACACACGCGTGGATCTCGCCACGTTCGTCGGCGAAGACGCGTGCAAACCGTTCGGAGACGTGCGCGCCGCAGTGGTCACACTTGGGCATTGGTCACACCGGCCGAAGCCGGTACCCGTATGTACTGGGTGTACGGTTAAATAGCCTTCTCCAAACACTGTTTGGCTTTTGGGTTGTAGAAAGTATTTTTGCCGAACGGAGAGGGACTCAGTCGCGGCCGGTGGCGATCGCTTCGTCGACCGTCCCGCCCGTGGCGATCCCCACCGTCGCGTCGAGCGACGGCGGCTCTATAGTAGCTACTGAAAGTCATTGCACACCTGATCGCACGACAGCGTTGCGATCAGTGTGTAAATCGTTTCAGTGGCTACTATAGTCGGATACCAGCGCTCGTCCCATCGTACTCCGGCGCTCGATCGCCGCGTCGGTGGCGGCCGCCGCGAAATGGTCCCCGGGCGCGACGACCAGTCCGGCCGAGTTCCCCGCCGCGAAGATCGCTTCGGGAGATCCCGCAGCGCCGTCGACTGACTGTGTCGAACCGACCCGCCTCGCCGACCACGTACCCCCCGAGTTCGGTTTCGGCCTCGGCCGGTGACAGATCGCCGTCGGCCACGGCCTCGAAGCGTTCGCGCGTACCGCAGTTCCGGGGTCGACGTACTCGAATGCGTCGGCCCGCGGTCGATCCGGACTCGTCGACGGCGCGGCTCCGCCCGGCGATCGTGGGATCGCTTAACGTACGTGCGAGCGCCGGAGGACCGCGCGCGAGCCGAATCAGCCGTTTCGCGACCCCCGCGAGACGGCCCGGTCACTCATATGCCATATACTTTCCGGTGGTATCGGTGGTCGAAACGGGCGAATCAACCGCTGCAACCCCCGTATTTCCGCTGCTAACCAAAACTTTTATATGTGGTTGTGCGAAACCGATACACCGTATGGCAGACCTTATCGTCAAAGCCGCCGTGAAGGAAGCGCTCGATGACAAAAACGTTGCCTCCGACTTCTACGACGCACTCGACGAGGAAGTCGACGAACTCCTCGAGGACGCCGCCCGACGCGCGGAAGCCAACGACCGGAAGACGGTCCAGCCCCGCGACCTGTAAGGGACGCCACCCAAATTTTTTCGGACGCTACGGTCGATAGCGACGGCTGTCGCCGACTCGAGTTTTTTGCCCGATGCCGTGATACGGACGGATATGTTGCGCAGACTGCTGCTCGGCTTCGGTTTCCTCGTGATCGTGAAACCGGAACCGGTGATCGCCGCCTGCGAACGGGTCGGCCTCCGAAACCCCGACGAGCCCCGACCGCGGCCGCTCGCGCTCGTCGGCGCTCGGCTCGAGGGGCTGGCTTTCGTCTGGCTGCTCGTCCGCGGCCGGCAGGGGTCGACGCTGCTGTCCGGACTGTTCGGGCTCGCCGGACTGACGCTCGTCCTCGTCCCGCGACCGATCATCGACCTCAGTCAACATCTGGTCTACGTCAACACCGACGACCTCGAGTTGCAGCCGTGGGTCGAGCCCGCGGCGCGGCTGCTTGGCGTCCTCTATCTGACCGTGACGCTGCTCCCGCGGAGTGGGAACGAGGAGTCGGCGGCCGAGGAACGGGAATCCGGGGACACGGAGTCGTCGGGTCGGCTACCGCTCCCGGCGCGGTAAGGACGCGACCGATCGGGTCGGGCTCCGGCCCGAAACCACACTCAGTACCGGCGAACCGCGACGCCGTCGTCGGTGCCGACGTAGGTCGCGTCGGCCATGTCGACGAACAGTCCGTGTTCGACGACGCCCGGGATCCTCGAGAGTCGCGTCGCCAGTTCGTCGGGATCGTCGATCGACCCGAACGCACAGTCGAGGATCAGATTGCCGCTGTCGGTCACGACCGGACCGTCCTTCTCGCCGGCGTCTCGCAGCGTCGGCTCCCCGTCGAGGTCCCGGATCCGATCCGCGACGACGGTGTGGGCGTCGGGCAACACCGCGACCGGGACCGAACGCTCGAGGCGGTCGGTCAGCTTCGAGGGGTCGACGACGACGACGAACCGGTCGGCCGCCGCGTCCACGAATTTTTCGCGCGCGTGTGCCGCGCCGCCGCCCTTGATCAACGCGCCGTGGGCGGCCGCGTCCGGATCGTCGACGACCTGATCCGCCCCGTCGATCGCCAGGTCGAGGCCGTCGACCGCGTCGAGATCCGTGAGTTCGATGCCGACCTCGAGGGCCAACTGGCGGGACTGGAAGGAGGTCGGGACCCCCCGGATCTCGAGGCCGTCGTCGACGGCCCGGCCGAGCGCGCGGATCGCGTGGGCGGTCGTCGAACCGGTACCGAGGCCGACGACGAACCCGTCTGCGACTTCCTCGGCCGCGCGTTCGCCGGCCCGTCGTTTCGCCGCGTCGGAGCCACCCTCCGTCTTCATACCACCTCACGCGAGCGGCGAGGAGAAAAACGTTGTAATTCGCGGTCGGCCGCTCAGAGATCCGCCCGTTCGAACCGCCAGAGACCAAACGCCAGCGGCAAGAGCGCCCAGACGGCGAGGATGACGAAGCCGAACCACGGTTCGGCCACCAGCGGCACGCTCTCGACCAGTCCCTGTGACTCGAGGGAGCCGGACGTGGTGAACCCGGACTCGCCGAGAACGGCACCGATCGCGGAGCCGTAGGCGGCGTCCGGGGGGATGGCGTTGAGCGCGAGGTACCAGCCGGGGAACGTCTCGGGGAGGAACTCGCCCTCGAGGGCGTATAACAGGCCCTGTGTGATCGTTCCCCAGAGGAACCAGAACAGGACGACCAGCCCGATCGCGCCGACGGCCGCCTTGGTCGTCGACCGGGTCATCGCGGAGATGCCGACGCCGAGACAGACGTAGACGAACCCGAAGCCGACCGTCACCAGCGTAAAGGCGAGGTAGTCGACGGGCGAGACTTCGCCGACGAAGGCGACGAGCCCG containing:
- a CDS encoding homing endonuclease associated repeat-containing protein; protein product: MVSEAECLEALREAAERLGESPTKAQYEELGLTPASATIIRTCGGWNDAKETAGLETAPSTGSRVQPKPDDVELPPEFVWEELSVDQRWHYRNVDWNTERSLRRRSRLRSWLDDIKQERGCSRCGADSVACLDFHHVETATKEMAVGKMVTYGYGKDRLREEFEKCEILCANCHRKLHYTEPERDRRRWVHDRKRATGCARCTEANSACLDFHHDSNTKGASVTRLVADGRTRDRIRTEIEQCTVLCANCHRKEHYEPPEYESP
- a CDS encoding IMP cyclohydrolase; translation: MYVGRFVVVGPEVGAYRVSSRSFPNRKLTARDEALTVGPTADAPETDNPYVSYNCLRVVETPTGETATFGNGSHVDPIAEKLELGYPARDALAESLLALDYEKDDYDTPRIAATIGGDGEALIGTVRKDALLVETVDEPTLVATYEKNAPEAFDFEADGAAAAASAAYDLEFEHAVCAAGVARTDDGFETAIENGD
- a CDS encoding metallophosphoesterase family protein, with product MKVGLISDVHGNRVALETVLADMPAVDEILCAGDVVGYNPWPGDCVDELRARDVPTVMGNHDAAVAGDTSFRFNGMAKAGVDHAKEALSDDQLEWLADLPAERLAFDGRVKLVHGHPDDPDRYTRYTYPEEFTERMLGDEDVLVLGHTHVQGVERFGEGIVVNPGSVGQPRDGDPRAGYAVVDLDALTVETHRVEYDVDAVQAAVEEAGLPSRIGTRLARGK
- the cysE gene encoding serine O-acetyltransferase gives rise to the protein MFERVREDVRAMRERDPAAKGSLEVLLCYSGLHAVWGHRLAHRCWNRGGGFRLVARLLSHLVRWLTGVEIHPAAELGRRVTIDHGMGVVVGETAAIGDDVHMYHGVTLGGDTNDPVKRHPTVENGAQLGANATLLGDITIGADAAVGAGSVVTSDVPEGATVVGVPAERVD
- a CDS encoding phosphohexomutase domain-containing protein, producing the protein MESISFGTDGWRATLEEFTSPRVRMVGQAVATYLADEGLEGPVAVGYDARESSRGFAEELARVLCANGFDVLLSDRDRPTPLVASAIVDRDLAGGLVITASHNPPEYNGVKFIPGDGAPALPAVTDAIADRLAEPDPLPEADHGTVREVDFAESHADAALELVESVAGDADLADRTVAYDAMHGSGRGTTDALLERAGASLECLRCEPDPDFGGGAPEPAAENLETLIDLVTDPATAPELGIANDGDADRIAVVTPERGYLDENLFFAALYDSLLETDSGPAVRTVSTTYLIDRIAEVHGESVHEVPVGFKWVAEGMAETDALVGGEESGGFTVRGHVREKDGVLLALLAAAMHAAEPIDDRVDRLLEAHGTVVQDKISVDCPDDEKARVVADLEDAIPETVAETEVEDVNTADGFKLLLADGSWLLVRPSGTEPVLRVYAEAEDEGRVGALLEAGKELIEPLV
- a CDS encoding GIY-YIG nuclease family protein; amino-acid sequence: MADHVVYVLECADGSLYTGYTTDLERRVAEHDAGEGAKYTRGRTPVELRYHERFDSKSAAMSREYEIKQLSRAEKERLVGLA
- a CDS encoding DUF7563 family protein, which encodes MPKCDHCGAHVSERFARVFADERGEIHACVSCSANAGIAEAAKERARGT
- a CDS encoding DUF1931 family protein, which produces MADLIVKAAVKEALDDKNVASDFYDALDEEVDELLEDAARRAEANDRKTVQPRDL
- the rpiA gene encoding ribose-5-phosphate isomerase RpiA; this encodes MKTEGGSDAAKRRAGERAAEEVADGFVVGLGTGSTTAHAIRALGRAVDDGLEIRGVPTSFQSRQLALEVGIELTDLDAVDGLDLAIDGADQVVDDPDAAAHGALIKGGGAAHAREKFVDAAADRFVVVVDPSKLTDRLERSVPVAVLPDAHTVVADRIRDLDGEPTLRDAGEKDGPVVTDSGNLILDCAFGSIDDPDELATRLSRIPGVVEHGLFVDMADATYVGTDDGVAVRRY
- a CDS encoding ABC transporter permease, with protein sequence MSTITVAKKDFRDAVRSRLLIGLTVLFALFTVGGAALASWASGLFSEGGGDSTVGLILALQTPAGFLVPVIALIVGYGAIAGERESGSLKFLLGLPHRRRDVVLGKVLGRTGVVAVSILIGFAVGLVGLVAFVGEVSPVDYLAFTLVTVGFGFVYVCLGVGISAMTRSTTKAAVGAIGLVVLFWFLWGTITQGLLYALEGEFLPETFPGWYLALNAIPPDAAYGSAIGAVLGESGFTTSGSLESQGLVESVPLVAEPWFGFVILAVWALLPLAFGLWRFERADL